Proteins encoded in a region of the Tripterygium wilfordii isolate XIE 37 chromosome 21, ASM1340144v1, whole genome shotgun sequence genome:
- the LOC119988174 gene encoding ent-kaurene synthase TSP4, chloroplastic-like: MMSLSHPNCIRHSSLPISAALPKSKSEVLTETDATILYFQETKERIKKMFDKAELSVSAYDTAWVAMVSSPNSRQAPCFPECVNWLLDNQLSDGSWGLPPHHPLLVKDALSSTLACLLALKRWGLGEQQMTKGLQFIESNFTSINDEEQHTPIGFNIIFPGMIETAIDMNLNLPLRSEDINVMLHNRDLELRRNKLEGREAYLAYVSEGMGKLQDWEMVMKYQRKNGSLFNSPSTTAAALSQLGNAGCFHYINSLIAKFGNAVPTVYPSDKYALLCMIESLERLGIDSHFSKEIRDVLEETYRRWLQGDEEIFSDADTCAMAFRILRVHGYEVSSDPLTQYAEHHFSRSFGGHLKDFRTALELFKASQFVIFPEESGLEKQMSWTNQFLKQEFSNGATRADRFSKYFSIEVHDTLKFPFHANVERLAHRRNIEHHHVDNTRILKTSYCFSNISNADFLQLAVEDFNRCQSIHREELKYLERWVVETKLDRLKFARQKMAYCYFSAAGTCFSPELSDARISWAKNSVLTTVADDFFDIVGSEEELANLVHLLENWDANGSPHYCSEPVEIIFSALRSTICEIGDKALAWQGRSVTHHVIEMWLDLLKSALREAEWARNKVVPTFDEYVENGYVSMALGPIVLPAVYLIGPKVSEEVVRSPEFHNLFKLMSICGRLINDTRTFKRESEAGKLNSVLLHMIHSGSGTTEEEAVEKIRGLIADGRRELLRLVLQEKDSVVPRACKDLFWKMVQVLHLFYMDGDGFSSPDMMLNAVNALIREPISL, translated from the exons ATGATGTCTCTATCGCATCCCAATTGTATTAGGCACTCCTCTTTACCAATATCAG CAGCCTTACCGAAGAGTAAATCAGAAGTACTGACCGAAACCGATGCCACCATTCTG TATTTTCAAGAGACTAAAGAAAGAATTAAGAAGATGTTTGATAAGGCCGAACTCTCTGTTTCGGCATATGACACCGCTTGGGTAGCAATGGTATCATCTCCTAATTCCCGTCAGGCCCCTTGCTTCCCTGAGTGCGTAAATTGGTTGTTGGATAATCAACTCTCTGATGGTTCTTGGGGtcttcctcctcatcatcccttgttagttaaagatgcttTGTCATCCACTTTAGCATGTCTCCTTGCTTTGAAGCGATGGGGTCTTGGTGAACAACAAATGACAAAAG GACTCCAATTTATTGAATCAAATTTCACTTCAATTAATGATGAGGAGCAACACACCCCAATTggattcaatataatttttcctGGGATGATTGAGACTGCTATAGATATGAATTTGAATCTTCCTCTAAGATCGGAAGACATAAATGTGATGCTTCACAATAGAGACTTGGAGCTTAGGAG AAATaaattggagggaagggaagcgTACTTAGCCTATGTTTCCGAAGGAATGGGAAAATTACAGGATTGGGAAATGGTTATGAAATATCAGAGAAAGAATGGGTCACTGTTCAATTCACCGTCTACTACTGCAGCTGCTCTTAGCCAACTTGGAAATGCTGGTTGTTTTCATTACATCAACTCACTTATAGCAAAGTTTGGGAATGCAG TTCCGACAGTTTATCCTTCTGATAAATATGCTCTTCTTTGTATGATTGAGAGTCTTGAGAGGCTGGGAATTGATAGTCATTTCAGTAAGGAAATTAGAGATGTACTGGAGGAAACCTACAG ACGCTGGTTGCAGGGAGATGAAGAGATATTTTCCGATGCTGACACATGTGCCATGGCATTTCGTATATTACGTGTACATGGATATGAAGTCTCTTCGg ATCCATTAACTCAATATGCTGAACATCATTTCTCCCGTTCTTTTGGAGGCCATTTGAAGGATTTTCGTACTGCCTTGGAGTTATTCAAAGCTTCACAATTTGTAATATTCCCAGAGGAATCAGGTCTCGAAAAACAGATGTCGTGGACAAATCAATTTCTAAAGCAGGAATTCTCTAATGGGGCAACTCGTGCAGATAGATTCAGCAAATATTTTAGCATAGAA GTACATGATACTCTTAAGTTTCCCTTCCATGCAAATGTGGAACGCTTAGCACACAGGAGAAATATAGAGCATCACCATGTAGATAACACAAGAATATTAAAGACTTCATATTG TTTTTCAAATATCAGCAACGCTGATTTTCTGCAACTGGCGGTGGAAGACTTCAATAGGTGCCAATCAATACACCGTGAAGAACTCAAATATCTTGAGAG GTGGGTTGTGGAGACCAAATTAGACAGGCTAAAGTTTGCTAGACAGAAAATGGCATACTGTTACTTTTCTGCTGCTGGAACATGCTTCTCTCCTGAACTATCAGATGCTCGCATCTCATGGGCCAAAAACAGTGTGCTTACAACTGTTGCCGACGACTTCTTTGACATTGTGGGGTCGGAAGAGGAACTGGCAAACCTTGTACACTTGCTTGAGAA TTGGGATGCAAATGGTAGCCCTCATTATTGTTCTGAGCCAGTTGAAATCATATTTTCAGCACTTCGTAGCACAATTTGTGAGATCGGAGACAAAGCATTAGCATGGCAAGGGAGAAGTGTGACACACCATGTTATTGAGATG TGGTTGGATTTGCTAAAGTCTGCGTTAAGGGAAGCCGAGTGGGCGAGAAACAAAGTGGTGCCAACATTCGATGAATACGTGGAAAATGGATATGTGTCTATGGCCTTGGGACCAATTGTTCTTCCAGCAGTCTATCTCATCGGGCCTAAAGTTTCAGAGGAGGTTGTCCGAAGCCCTGAATTCCATAACCTCTTCAAACTTATGAGCATTTGTGGACGTCTAATCAATGACACCCGCACATTTAAG AGGGAATCCGAGGCTGGGAAATTGAATTCTGTTTTGTTGCACATGATCCACAGTGGTAGTGGAACAACGGAGGAAGAAGCTGTTGAAAAGATTAGAGGTTTGATTGCGGATGGACGAAGAGAACTGCTAAGGCTAGTGTTGCAGGAGAAAGATAGCGTAGTTCCGAGAGCTTGCAAGGACTTGTTCTGGAAAATGGTCCAAGTGTTGCACCTATTTTACATGGATGGAGATGGATTCTCTTCACCTGACATGATGCTCAATGCAGTAAACGCTTTGATACGTGAACCCATCTCTCTATAA
- the LOC119989551 gene encoding glyceraldehyde-3-phosphate dehydrogenase GAPCP2, chloroplastic-like encodes MAFSTLLRSAAAAAPLLNASRTTDLSSSPSDPFKVSSIGFGRNLDSSKSIFGSAVPCGSSSFQQCSGGRSIQPIKATATEIPPTIQKSRSSGKTKVGINGFGRIGRLVLRVATYRDDIDVVAVNDPFIDAKYMAYMFKYDSTHGVFDGSIKVIDDSTLEINGKQIKVVSKRDPAEIPWGDFGAEYVVESSGVFTTIDKASAHMKGGAKKVVISAPSADAPMFVVGVNEKKYKPSMDVVSNASCTTNCLAPLAKVVQEEFGIIEGLMTTVHATTATQKTVDGPSMKDWRGGRGAGQNIIPSSTGAAKAVGKVLPELNGKLTGMAFRVPTSNVSVVDLTCRLEKSASYEDVKAAIKYASEGPLNGILGYTDEDVVSNDFLGDSRSSIFDAKAGIGLTKSFMKLVSWYDNEWGYSNRVLDLIEHMALVAALN; translated from the exons ATGGCCTTCTCCACTCTCCTCAGATCTGCAGCCGCCGCTGCTCCTCTGCTTAACGCTTCCAGAACCACCGACCTCTCCTCCTCCCCGTCCGATCCTTTCAAG GTCTCAAGCATTGGTTTCGGTCGCAATCTAGACTCTTCAAAGAGCATTTTTGGCTCTGCAGTTCCTTGCGGTTCCTCCTCCTTTCA GCAATGCAGCGGGGGAAGGAGTATTCAACCCATCAAGGCCACAGCAACCGAGATTCCTCCCACCATTCAGA AATCGAGAAGCAGTGGAAAGACAAAGGTTGGAATCAATG GTTTTGGTCGGATTGGAAGGTTGGTTTTGCGAGTAGCCACCTACAGGGATGACATTGATGTGGTAGCTGTCAATGATCCTTTTATTGATGCCAAGTACATG GCTTACATGTTTAAATACGATTCCACTCACGGAGTCTTCGATGGATCCATCAAGGTTATTGACGATTCTACCTTGGAAATCAATGGGAAGCAGATAAAAGTAGTTAGCAAAAG AGATCCAGCAGAGATCCCCTGGGGTGATTTTGGGGCCGAATATGTTGTTGAGTCCTCTGGGGTTTTCACAACAATTGATAAGGCTTCAGCTCACATGAAG GGTGGTGCTAAGAAAGTTGTAATATCAGCTCCATCGGCTGATGCACCTATGTTTGTGGTTGGAGTTAATGAGAAGAAATACAAGCCAAGTATGGATGTTGTTTCCAATGCAAGCTGCACCACCAACTGCCTTGCTCCTCTTGCCAAG GTTGTTCAGGAGGAATTTGGTATCATTGAAGGTCTGATGACGACAGTGCATGCAACAACAG CAACGCAAAAGACCGTTGATGGTCCTTCAATGAAGGATTGGAGAGGAGGCCGTGGAGCTGGACAAAATATCATCCCTAGTTCTACCGGTGCTGCAAAA GCTGTTGGAAAAGTGCTTCCAGAGCTCAATGGGAAGCTTACTGGAATGGCCTTCCGGGTACCAACATCTAACGTCTCTGTTGTGGACTTAACTTGTCGACTTGAGAAGAGTGCTTCCTATGAGGATGTCAAAGCAGCCATTAA GTATGCCTCTGAGGGGCCACTGAATGGCATTCTTGGATACACGGATGAGGATGTTGTCTCCAATGACTTTCTTGGTGACTCAAG GTCAAGTATATTTGACGCTAAGGCTGGGATAGGGTTGACCAAATCCTTCATGAAGCTTGTTTCTTGGTACGACAACGAGTGGGGTTACAG CAACCGAGTGCTGGACCTGATAGAGCACATGGCATTGGTGGCTGCCCTCAACTAA
- the LOC119988070 gene encoding metal tolerance protein 10-like, which translates to MDGESDSGDEYFSPEMAMISSSWRLDLDKLRLPERGSDQLPHCHWPHFSFLSGKEHKVSEYYKKQKRLLEGFNEMETMTDSGCLHGNLTEDEMEQLERSERMAIHISNAANIVLFVAKVYASMASRSMAVIASTLDSLLDLLSGFILWFTSYAMKTPNHYHYPIGKKRMQPVGIIVFASIMATLGLQILIESGRQLIFKSKPETDPEKEKWMIGIMVSVTIVKFLLMVYCRRFKNEIVRAYAQDHFFDVITNSVGLVAAVLAIQYYWWFDPAGAIIIALYTIGTWARTVMENVWSLIGRTAPPDFLAKLTYLIWNHHEEIKHIDTVRAYTFGSHYFVEVDIVLAEDMLLNQAHNIGETLQEKLEQLPEVERAFVHIDFEFTHRPEHKSNV; encoded by the exons ATGGACGGAGAAAGTGATAGTGGCGATGAATACTTCTCACCGGAGATGGCGATGATCTCGTCGTCGTGGCGATTAGATCTCGACAAGTTACGTCTTCCAGAGAGAGGCTCCGATCAACTTCCGCATTGTCACTGGCCTCATTTTTCCTTCTTGTCAG GGAAGGAACACAAGGTTTCAGAATattacaagaaacaaaaaaggctCCTGGAAGGGTTCAATGAGATGGAGACCATGACAGATTCAGGTTGTTTACATGGCAATCTAACAGAG GATGAAATGGAACAGCTTGAGAGGAGTGAGAGGATGGCAATTCATATTTCAAATGCTGCAAATATAGTGCTTTTTGTGGCGAAGGTTTATGCTTCTATGGCCAGCAGATCAATGGCAGTGATTGCTTCGACTTTGGATTCCCTTTTGGATCTCTTGTCAGGATTTATCTTGTGGTTCACTTCCTATGCCATGAAAACCCCAAACCATTATCACTATCCTATCGGAAAGAAACGGATGCAGCCAGTA GGTATCATTGTTTTTGCATCTATAATGGCTACCCTTGGACTGCAGATATTGATCGAGTCTGGTCGACAGCTCATTTTCAAG TCCAAGCCTGAAACGGATCCAGAGAAGGAAAAATGGATGATTGGAATTATGGTTTCCGTCACCATAGTGAAGTTTCTGTTAATGGTATATTGCCGAAGATTCAAAAATGAAATCGTCCGAGCCTATGCTCAAGATCATTTCTTTGACGTCATTACTAATTCAGTTGGATTGGTGGCAGCAGTTCTAGCCATACAATATTACTGGTGGTTTGATCCTGCTGGTGCTATAATT ATAGCATTATATACAATCGGTACCTGGGCAAGAACAGTAATGGAGAACGTGTGGTCGCTAATTGGAAGAACAGCCCCGCCAGACTTTCTAGCGAAGCTTACTTATCTTATCTGGAATCACCATGAAGAGATTAAGCACATTGACACAGTGAGAGCCTACACTTTTGGTTCCCATTACTTTGTGGAAGTTGACATAGTATTGGCAGAAGACATGCTTCTGAACCAAGCACACAACATTGGGGAGACACTCCAAGAGAAGCTTGAGCAATTACCGGAGGTCGAGCGAGCTTTCGTGCATATTGATTTTGAGTTCACTCACAGGCCTGAACACAAAAGCAACGTATGA
- the LOC119990118 gene encoding extensin-like, giving the protein MERRRIYILFLCFTIATVSSLAICDARKTMGSSKVVKHPRRSSMIKTTKNLKVISTLYSLLGTNALMDSSSSNTQPYVGSPFNLPPYDSLGPISLPQNAPPYCIYPPSTPQPPSTTIPTPITLLPPPSSYIPPIFPIQSPPPSPFVQTPSPPESILIPSPPEAFPSPPSIVPNPPETVPSPFIFIPSPPYIEPSPPSFIPSPPTYIPSPTGFVPSPSVFKPPVVFPPPAVPPPRNTAPTTALWCVAKPTVPDPIIQEAMNYACGSGADCYSIQPSGPCFEPNTLFAHASFAFNSYWQKTRAAGGTCEFGGTSMLVTVDPSYDGCHFEYY; this is encoded by the exons atggaaagaagaagaatttacATTCTGTTTCTCTGCTTCACCATTGCTACTGTCTCTTCTTTAGCCATTTGTG aTGCAAGGAAGACAATGGGTTCATCCAAAGTTGTAAAACACCCAAGAAGAAGTTCAATGATCAAGACCACAAAGAACTTGAAGGTGATAAGCACTCTATATTCACTATTGGGCACCAATGCATTGATGGATTCATCATCATCCAATACCCAACCTTATGTGGGCTCACCCTTTAATTTGCCACCTTATGATTCACTAGGCCCAATTTCTTTGCCCCAAAATGCCCCTCCATATTGTATTTATCCCCCATCAACCCCACAACCTCCCTCCACAACAATCCCAACTCCAATTACATTATTGCCACCACCATCATCTTACATCCCTCCTATTTTTCCCATCCAAAGCCCACCTCCAAGCCCATTTGTCCAAACCCCGAGCCCACCAGAATCTATTTTGATCCCAAGCCCGCCAGAAGCTTTTCCAAGCCCACCAAGCATAGTTCCGAACCCACCAGAAACTGTACCTAGCCCATTCATTTTCATTCCAAGCCCACCGTACATTGAGCCCAGCCCACCAAGTTTTATACCTAGCCCGCCCACTTACATTCCGTCTCCCACGGGCTTTGTGCCAAGCCCATCTGTTTTTAAGCCACCGGTTGTGTTCCCTCCACCAGCGGTGCCACCACCTCGAAACACAGCCCCAACCACAGCCCTATGGTGCGTGGCCAAGCCCACGGTGCCCGACCCAATTATTCAAGAAGCGATGAACTATGCTTGTGGGTCGGGAGCAGATTGCTATTCGATCCAGCCCAGTGGGCCTTGCTTCGAGCCCAATACATTGTTTGCCCATgcatcatttgctttcaatagttATTGGCAAAAGACCAGGGCAGCTGGAGGCACGTGTGAGTTTGGAGGGACATCAATGCTAGTAACTGTTGACCCTA GCTATGATGGGTGCCAttttgaatactattaa
- the LOC119988471 gene encoding uncharacterized protein LOC119988471 has product MAFILPNLSPPILQPTKSSKEKQPFIHQYRTALLSSPSSQNNTRIGSSLFALSPPVLQDAQVKSPPGAQDKHHHEKDEFYVNLGLAVRTLREDMSLLFTRDLNYDIYRDDITFVDPLNTFTGIDNYKLIFWALRFHGKILFRDISLEVFRIWQPSENVILIRWNLRGVPRVPWEAKGEFQGTSWYKLDRNGKIYEHKVDNLAFNFPQQLKPAVSVLDLVASSYPPSPNPTFLWGPVEDLYSSSWLQFYRAVRETLDTRGCMLVHDGLATCS; this is encoded by the exons ATGGCGTTTATTCTACCGAATCTTTCTCCTCCTATCCTCCAACCCACAAAATCCTCGAAAGAAAAACAGCCCTTTATTCACCAATACCGCACGGCCCTCTtatcttctccttcttcacaGAACAACACTCGGATTGGCTCATCTCTCTTCGCTCTTTCTCCTCCTGTGCTTCAAGATGCGCAGGTTAAGTCTCCCCCAGGTGCGCAGGATAAGCATCACCATGAAAAGGATGAGTTCTATGTCAATCTTGGACTTGCTGTGCGGACGCTGCGTGAAGATATGTCTTTGCTCTTCACCAGAGACCTCAATTACGACATTTACAG GGATGATATTACATTTGTAGACCCTTTGAACACATTTACTGGTATTGACAACTACAAGCTGATCTTCTGGGCATTGAGGTTTCATGGTAAAATACTATTTCGAGATATTTCTCTTGAGGTTTTTAGGATTTGGCAGCCCTCGGAGAATGTGATATTGATTAGGTGGAACTTGAGGGGTGTCCCTAGGGTTCCATGGGAAGCCAAGGGAGAATTTCAGGGCACTTCCTGGTATAAATTGGATAGAAATGGGAAAATTTACGAGCACAAAGTCGATAATTTGGCTTTCAATTTCCCTCAGCAGCTCAAACCAGCGGTTTCAGTGTTGGATTTGGTGGCTTCCTCATACCCACCAAGTCCTAATCCTACATTTTTGTGGGGACCTGTGGAGGACTTATACTCATCTTCGTGGTTACAGTTCTATCGAGCGGTGAGAGAGACATTGGATACTAGAGGATGTATGCTTGTTCATGATGGTTTGGCTACTTGTTCATAG